In one Carassius carassius chromosome 14, fCarCar2.1, whole genome shotgun sequence genomic region, the following are encoded:
- the lrit1a gene encoding leucine-rich repeat, immunoglobulin-like domain and transmembrane domain-containing protein 1a yields MSLTVFLSLLLASGGFPLVRSTCPSQCSCFYHNLSDGSRARSVICNDPEISLVPATFPGDTSKLRIEKTSIKRIPSEAFSYLSNLEFLWMSFNVLSSLSSDSFRGLYSLEELRLDGNSLTSFPWESLMDMPSLRLLDMHNNQLSSVPSEAAPYMKNLTYLDLSSNNLLTVPSEVLNSWLTVKPIQGAESSKMILGLHDNPWSCDCRLYDLVQFQKSPSLSVAFIDTRLRCADPESLSGVLFTDAELRRCQGPRVHTAVARVRSAVGNNVLLRCGTIGVPIPELAWRRADGKQLNGTAQLENSKEGIVWSILSVQAVSYRDTGKYICKATNYAGSAEAVISLIISDAPKAENLTVDPKTKVKSKKPNPIVKAAYQEKHIATYVSPTSNNALPLGATVSYTGPYPGMESNNAANSRTNTQTASPDGFLETNLSNLAANTSLLQQDPDRVVRSVKVIGDTDYTVCLNWRAPTAKNTTAFSVLYAVFGERDMRRINVNPGNNRIVIEGLVPKTKYIACVCVKGLIPKKEQCVIFSTDAAASANGTQKLINVVVITVACVIAVPLTVIVCCGALKRKIKKFLGKKSKDIQDSYVTFETLSPSTKAKGLEGEYLNRLNAEESNRLLSARSSLDSESTAKIEGQPNEYFC; encoded by the exons ATGTCTCTTACTGTCTTTTTGAGTCTTCTACTGGCATCTGGTGGCTTTCCACTTGTTCGGAGCACCTGCCCTTCCCAATGCAGCTGCTTTTATCATAACCTGAGTGATGGATCAAGAGCCAG GAGCGTGATTTGCAATGATCCCGAGATTTCCCTGGTGCCCGCCACGTTCCCAGGCGACACCTCGAAACTTCGGATTGAAAAGACTTCCATCAAGAGGATCCCTAGCGAGGCTTTTAGCTACCTATCCAACTTAGAATTCCTTTGGATGTCTTTCAACGTTTTGTCCTCTCTCAGCTCGGACAGTTTTCGGGGTTTGTACAGTTTAGAGGAACTAAGGCTCGATGGAAATTCGCTAACTTCGTTTCCGTGGGAATCCCTCATGGATATGCCCAGTCTGAGGCTACTCGATATGCACAACAACCAGCTGTCTTCAGTACCATCTGAGGCTGCTCCCTACATGAAAAATTTAACTTACCTGGATTTATCTAGCAATAATCTGCTGACAGTGCCATCTGAGGTCCTCAATAGTTGGTTGACAGTCAAACCCATCCAGGGAGCAGAAAGTTCAAAAATGATTCTTG GTCTTCATGACAACCCTTGGTCGTGCGATTGTCGATTATATGACCTGGTCCAGTTCCAAAAGTCTCCCAGTCTGTCGGTGGCTTTCATTGATACGAGACTGAGGTGTGCAGATCCAGAGAGCCTCTCTGGAGTTCTGTTTACCGATGCTGAGCTCAGGCGCTGCCAGGGGCCTCGTGTCCACACGGCCGTAGCCCGGGTGAGAAGCGCAGTGGGGAACAATGTGTTGTTGCGATGTGGAACCATTGGAGTTCCCATCCCCGAGCTGGCCTGGAGAAGGGCAGATGGGAAGCAACTGAATGGGACAG CTCAACTGGAGAATTCAAAGGAGGGAATCGTTTGGTCTATTTTAAGCGTGCAAGCAGTGTCCTATCGTGACACAGGAAAATACATCTGCAAAGCAACAAATTATGCAGGGAGTGCAGAAGCCGTAATTTCTTTGATCATAAGTGACGCACCCAAAGCTGAGAATCTGACTGTGGATCCAAAAACCAAAGTGAAGTCCAAAAAGCCGAACCCAATAGTCAAGGCAGCTTATCAAGAAAAACACATTGCCACGTATGTTTCCCCAACTTCCAACAATGCGCTACCACTTGGTGCCACCGTGAGCTACACAGGCCCATATCCAGGTATGGAAAGCAACAATGCCGCTAACAGTCGGACGAATACCCAAACAGCCAGTCCCGACGGGTTCCTAGAGACCAATCTGAGCAACCTGGCTGCGAACACATCTTTGCTGCAGCAAGACCCAGACAGGGTTGTGCGCTCTGTGAAAGTGATTGGCGATACGGACTACACTGTGTGTCTGAACTGGAGGGCACCAACTGCCAAGAACACGACTGCTTTCAGTGTACTCTACGCTGTGTTTGGCGAGAGGGATATGCGCAGAATTAACGTCAATCCAGGCAACAACCGGATCGTCATCGAGGGACTGGTTCCAAAAACCAAATACATTGCCTGCGTGTGCGTCAAGGGGCTGATCCCCAAAAAGGAGCAGTGTGTAATCTTCTCAACAGATGCTGCAGCAAGCGCTAATGGAACCCAAAAGCTTATTAATGTTGTAGTAATCACGGTTGCCTGTGTGATTGCCGTGCCTCTGACTGTGATCGTGTGCTGTGGGGCACTTAAGAGGAAAATTAAGAAGTTTCTGGGAAAAAAGTCCAAAGACATTCAGGACTCGTATGTAACATTTGAGACTCTGTCTCCCAGCACCAAGGCCAAAGGCTTGGAAGGGGAATATCTCAACAGACTGAATGCAGAGGAATCCAACAGACTGCTGTCGGCCCGGTCCAGCCTAGACTCTGAGTCCACGGCTAAGATTGAGGGACAGCCCAACGAATACTTCTGCTGA
- the rgra gene encoding retinal G protein coupled receptor a — protein sequence MVTSYPLPEGFSEFDVFSLGSCLLVEGLLGFFLNAVTVVAFLKIRELRTPSNFLVFSLAMADMGISMNATVAAFSSFLRYWPYGSDGCQTHGFQGFMTALASIHFIAAIAWDRYHQYCTRTRLHWSSAITLVIFIWLFTAFWAAMPLIGWGEYDYEPLRTCCTLDYSKGDRNYVSYLIPMSIFNMGIQMFVVLSSYKSIDRKFKKTGQAKFNCGTPLKTMLFCWGPYGILAYYAAVENATIVSPKLRMIAPILAKTSPTFNVFVYSLGNENYRGGIWQLLTGQKIETSAVENKTK from the exons ATGGTGACGTCGTATCCATTACCAGAGGGATTCTCCGAGTTTGATGTGTTCTCCTTGGGATCTTGTCTGCTCGTGGAGG GTCTCCTCGGGTTCTTCCTGAATGCTGTCACCGTTGTTGCTTTTCTTAAAATAAGAGAATTACGGACCCCAAGTAATTTTCTCGTGTTCAGTCTGGCCATGGCAGATATGGGTATTTCTATGAACGCCACAGTTGCTGCCTTCTCCAGTTTCCTGAG ATACTGGCCTTATGGATCAGACGGATGCCAAACCCATGGATTCCAGGGCTTTATGACTGCTCTTGCCAGCATCCATTTTATTGCAGCCATTGCTTGGGACAGATACCACCAGTACTGCACAA GGACAAGGCTGCATTGGAGCAGTGCCATCACCCTGGTTATCTTCATCTGGCTCTTCACTGCCTTCTGGGCTGCcatgcctctgattggctgggGAGAGTATGATTACGAGCCCCTGAGGACCTGCTGCACACTGGACTACAGCAAGGGTGACAG GAACTATGTGTCTTACTTGATCCCCATGTCCATCTTCAACATGGGCATTCAGATGTTTGTTGTGCTGTCTTCCTATAAGTCCATTGATAGGAAATTCAAGAAGACTGGCCAAGCCAAG TTCAACTGTGGCACTCCTTTGAAGACCATGCTGTTTTGCTGGGGCCCCTATGGTATCCTGGCTTACTATGCTGCTGTGGAGAATGCAACAATTGTCTCTCCTAAACTGAGAATG ATTGCACCCATTTTGGCTAAGACATCACCTACTTTCAACGTCTTTGTTTACTCCCTTGGAAATGAGAACTACAGAGGAGGAATCTGGCAGTTGCTCACTGGCCAAAAGATTGAGACTTCTGCTGTTGAGAACAAGACCAAATAA